One window of the Actinomycetota bacterium genome contains the following:
- a CDS encoding AAA family ATPase → MSDTMTQTQSATDRVGAGSLLDQVIARFREQNPGFLIGDDVIRRYHLAMQSRGFVILSGASGTGKTWLAQAYADAIGARPKLAAVDPSWSSNEDLLGYLSPLDGFYHHTPFSEFVQESAREWSSADLAGRTAREFHVILDEMNLARVEHYFSRFLSAMEVRSREGIARLDLAPGHTVELTPNLRFVGTVNIDETTHGFADKVYDRAQLLELPLQRNYVVEYISEEPYGEVLLRVWDALRPIAPFGFRVLEEMHHYVIAAGEVGVDWKVALDEQFVQKVLPRVRGADGRLDEGLEAFERALGPDFPLATEKVRLMREDYATHGFASYF, encoded by the coding sequence GTGAGCGACACGATGACACAGACCCAGAGCGCGACCGATCGGGTCGGCGCCGGGTCGCTGCTCGACCAGGTGATCGCGCGATTCCGCGAGCAGAATCCCGGGTTCCTGATCGGCGACGACGTCATCCGCCGCTACCACCTCGCGATGCAGTCCCGTGGGTTCGTGATCCTGTCAGGCGCGAGCGGTACGGGTAAGACGTGGCTCGCCCAGGCCTACGCCGACGCGATCGGCGCCCGCCCGAAGCTCGCCGCGGTCGACCCGAGCTGGTCGTCGAACGAAGATCTGCTGGGCTACCTCTCTCCCCTCGACGGCTTCTACCACCACACTCCCTTCAGCGAGTTCGTGCAGGAGTCTGCCCGTGAGTGGAGCTCCGCCGATCTCGCCGGCCGAACGGCTCGCGAGTTCCACGTGATCCTCGACGAGATGAACCTCGCTCGCGTCGAGCATTACTTCTCGCGCTTCCTCTCGGCGATGGAGGTCCGGTCGCGCGAGGGCATCGCGCGGCTCGACCTCGCTCCCGGCCACACGGTCGAGCTCACGCCGAACCTTCGGTTCGTCGGCACCGTGAACATCGACGAGACGACCCATGGGTTCGCCGACAAGGTCTACGACCGAGCGCAGCTGCTGGAGCTGCCACTGCAGCGCAACTACGTCGTCGAGTACATCAGCGAGGAGCCCTACGGTGAGGTGCTGCTGCGGGTCTGGGACGCCCTGCGGCCGATCGCGCCGTTCGGGTTCCGCGTGCTCGAGGAGATGCACCACTACGTGATCGCCGCCGGCGAGGTCGGCGTCGACTGGAAGGTCGCGCTCGACGAGCAGTTCGTGCAGAAGGTGCTGCCACGGGTGCGCGGCGCGGACGGCCGCCTCGACGAGGGGCTCGAGGCGTTCGAGCGAGCGCTCGGCCCCGACTTCCCGCTCGCGACCGAGAAGGTGCGGCTGATGCGCGAGGACTACGCGACGCATGGCTTCGCCAGCTACTTCTGA
- a CDS encoding ATP-binding protein, producing MARPRPAVPVTLEVRDVGRLPKPIEVAVYFCCVEAMQNASKYAKASTLTVTVRRSIDEVAFSVGDDGDGFEPTTARRGIGMRSMSERIRALGGELEVRSRPGAGTAVTGWLAVSSSGGDARPEHRWTSTFDGADA from the coding sequence GTGGCGCGACCGCGACCCGCGGTACCGGTCACGCTCGAGGTCCGCGATGTCGGTCGGCTCCCGAAGCCGATCGAGGTCGCCGTCTACTTCTGCTGCGTCGAGGCGATGCAGAATGCCTCGAAGTACGCGAAGGCCTCGACGCTCACGGTCACGGTCAGGCGATCGATCGACGAGGTCGCGTTCTCCGTCGGCGACGACGGCGACGGGTTCGAGCCCACCACCGCTCGGCGGGGGATCGGCATGCGGAGCATGTCCGAGCGGATCCGAGCGCTGGGAGGTGAGCTCGAGGTTCGCTCACGTCCGGGTGCCGGCACCGCGGTGACGGGTTGGCTTGCCGTGAGCTCGAGCGGCGGAGACGCTCGCCCCGAGCATCGGTGGACGTCAACGTTCGACGGCGCCGACGCGTAG
- a CDS encoding ATP-binding cassette domain-containing protein translates to MSAPTIEIADVRKRFGRTSALQGVTFDITAGITALLGPNGAGKTTLMRMMATVLAPDDGRLHLMSWDPQAADERLAIRRRLGYMPQEPGFHRSFTAFEFVDYVAILKEMTDRRARHDEVRRVLGLVGLEGESGRKIKALSGGMRRRVALAQSLLGDPDLLVLDEPTAGLDPEQRLRFRELVSDRTADRTVVLSTHQTEDVAALCQRVVVMLDGQVLFEGTPRELTDVADGRVWLADERAVGARLSWRTADGAHRNIGDAPAGAVLLTPTLEDGYLLLVGDRALAADEAA, encoded by the coding sequence ATGAGCGCACCGACCATCGAGATCGCCGACGTCCGCAAGCGGTTCGGTCGGACCTCGGCCCTGCAGGGGGTGACGTTCGACATCACCGCCGGGATCACCGCCCTCCTCGGCCCCAACGGCGCCGGGAAGACCACGTTGATGCGGATGATGGCCACCGTGCTCGCGCCCGACGACGGGCGCCTGCACTTGATGTCGTGGGATCCTCAGGCCGCCGACGAGCGCCTCGCGATCCGCCGTCGCCTCGGCTACATGCCCCAGGAACCGGGTTTCCACCGATCGTTCACGGCGTTCGAGTTCGTGGACTACGTGGCGATCCTGAAGGAGATGACCGACCGGCGAGCCCGTCACGACGAGGTCCGCCGCGTGCTCGGCCTCGTCGGTCTCGAAGGCGAGTCCGGTCGGAAGATCAAGGCGTTGTCGGGTGGCATGCGCCGTCGGGTCGCGCTCGCCCAATCACTGCTCGGCGATCCGGACCTGCTCGTGCTCGACGAGCCGACCGCCGGCCTGGACCCGGAACAACGGCTGCGCTTCCGCGAGCTCGTCTCCGATCGCACGGCCGACCGAACGGTGGTGCTCTCGACCCATCAGACCGAGGACGTCGCCGCCCTGTGCCAGCGGGTCGTCGTGATGCTCGACGGGCAGGTGCTGTTCGAAGGCACGCCTCGGGAGCTCACCGACGTCGCCGACGGCCGCGTGTGGCTCGCGGACGAGCGTGCGGTCGGCGCCCGGTTGTCGTGGCGCACGGCCGACGGCGCACATCGCAACATCGGCGACGCGCCGGCAGGCGCGGTGCTCCTGACCCCGACGCTGGAGGACGGATACCTGCTGCTCGTCGGCGACCGCGCCTTGGCGGCGGACGAGGCCGCGTGA
- a CDS encoding zf-HC2 domain-containing protein, which translates to MTTTWHADPGTLSDYAGGTLDDVRATSLEAHLLTCDRCRNGLASSTPTERVDRVWGGVVETIDAPRRSVVERLLLALRVPEHIARLLVATPSLRASWLVAEALVLGFAVIAANGASGRDEDVALFLFLVVAALLPVAGVAVAFGPGVDPAYEIGAAAPMRADRLLLIRAAAVLVTSMSITALAALALPGLDAIAAAWLLPALGLTVATLALGTWLRPFVAAGVVALGWVALAAGAAVSAQDRFAVFRPAAQVACLIVIGASTAVLAHRHTVYEGGIVV; encoded by the coding sequence ATGACGACGACCTGGCACGCCGACCCTGGGACGCTCTCGGACTACGCGGGCGGGACGCTCGACGACGTGCGGGCGACCTCCCTCGAGGCCCACCTGCTCACGTGCGACCGCTGCCGGAACGGGCTCGCGTCCTCGACGCCCACCGAGAGGGTCGACCGCGTCTGGGGAGGGGTCGTCGAGACGATCGACGCGCCGCGCCGGAGCGTCGTGGAGCGCCTCCTGCTCGCTCTGCGGGTACCCGAGCACATCGCCCGCCTGCTCGTCGCGACCCCGTCGCTGCGCGCGTCGTGGCTCGTCGCCGAAGCGCTCGTGCTGGGGTTCGCCGTGATCGCTGCCAACGGCGCGAGCGGCCGCGACGAGGATGTCGCCCTCTTCCTCTTCCTCGTGGTGGCGGCCCTGCTGCCGGTGGCAGGGGTGGCCGTCGCCTTCGGCCCGGGCGTCGACCCCGCCTACGAGATCGGCGCCGCGGCGCCCATGCGAGCTGACCGCCTCTTGTTGATCCGGGCCGCAGCCGTGCTCGTGACCTCGATGTCGATCACCGCCCTCGCTGCGCTCGCGCTGCCTGGCCTGGACGCGATCGCGGCGGCCTGGCTGCTGCCGGCGCTCGGGCTCACCGTCGCCACCCTCGCGCTCGGCACGTGGCTCCGACCCTTCGTCGCCGCCGGCGTCGTCGCGCTCGGGTGGGTCGCCCTCGCAGCCGGCGCGGCGGTGAGCGCGCAGGATCGGTTCGCCGTCTTCCGGCCCGCCGCGCAGGTCGCGTGCCTCATCGTGATCGGTGCATCGACCGCGGTCTTGGCTCACCGTCACACCGTCTACGAAGGAGGCATCGTCGTATGA
- a CDS encoding RNA polymerase sigma factor, with protein MTIHADEDDALLRAVAQGDRPALEVLYRRHAPWLLARLRRRCADPGLVEEVVQDTFVAVWRGAGRYRGAGEVPAWIWGIGIRRLIDRLRRTPDAVTRRGANDDTVVSAEDQVLLGVEHGDLGEALGRLSPELRAVMQATVLDGLTTKEAATLLGIPQGTVKTRAARARRELREVLA; from the coding sequence ATGACGATCCACGCAGACGAGGACGACGCGCTCCTGCGTGCGGTGGCCCAGGGAGACCGGCCGGCGCTCGAAGTGCTCTACCGCCGACACGCTCCCTGGCTCCTGGCGCGCCTGCGGCGTCGGTGCGCGGACCCCGGCCTGGTGGAGGAAGTCGTTCAAGACACGTTCGTCGCCGTGTGGCGAGGCGCCGGACGTTATCGGGGCGCCGGCGAGGTCCCCGCGTGGATCTGGGGCATCGGCATCCGCCGGCTGATCGATCGGCTGCGACGGACGCCGGATGCGGTCACCCGGCGAGGGGCGAACGATGACACGGTGGTCTCCGCCGAGGATCAAGTGCTGCTCGGCGTGGAACACGGCGATCTCGGCGAGGCACTCGGACGTCTCTCTCCCGAGTTGCGCGCCGTGATGCAGGCCACCGTGCTCGACGGGCTCACGACGAAGGAGGCGGCCACCCTGCTCGGCATCCCTCAGGGAACCGTGAAGACCAGAGCGGCGCGGGCGCGCCGAGAACTGCGAGAGGTACTGGCATGA
- the recO gene encoding DNA repair protein RecO codes for MPPYKEQGIVLRSYKLGEADKIVTVMTQGTGKVRAVAKGIRKTKSRFGARLEPFTHVDLMLYRGRGALDTVTQAEIIAPHMRIREDLARFAAGETMLEAVDRVAEEHERNVRLTLLLLAGCRALDAGPGDPAAVAESFMLKLLSLSGFHPSLTACAVCGDRDPQLWNAGLGGAVCARCAEQGAGPCSRAALEYLATLALADLGDAGAVLEPDPRVRKETRSLLYGFAEYHLERRMKSVPMLVRTAT; via the coding sequence ATGCCGCCCTACAAGGAACAGGGCATCGTCCTGCGCTCGTACAAGCTCGGCGAGGCCGACAAGATCGTCACCGTCATGACCCAAGGCACCGGCAAGGTGCGCGCGGTGGCCAAGGGCATCCGCAAGACGAAGAGCCGCTTCGGCGCGCGGCTCGAGCCGTTCACCCACGTCGACCTGATGCTGTACCGGGGACGCGGCGCGCTGGACACCGTGACCCAGGCCGAGATCATCGCGCCGCACATGAGGATCCGCGAGGACCTCGCGCGGTTCGCCGCAGGCGAGACGATGCTCGAGGCGGTCGACCGGGTCGCCGAGGAACACGAGCGGAACGTGCGTCTCACCCTGTTGCTGCTCGCGGGCTGCCGCGCGCTCGACGCGGGGCCGGGCGACCCGGCAGCCGTTGCCGAGTCCTTCATGCTGAAGCTGCTGTCGCTCTCGGGGTTCCACCCCTCGCTCACCGCATGTGCCGTCTGCGGCGACCGCGATCCGCAGCTGTGGAACGCCGGGCTCGGCGGCGCCGTCTGCGCACGATGCGCCGAGCAGGGCGCCGGTCCGTGCTCCCGAGCGGCGCTCGAGTACCTCGCGACGCTGGCACTCGCCGATCTGGGTGACGCGGGAGCCGTGCTGGAACCCGATCCCCGCGTGCGCAAGGAGACCCGAAGCCTGCTGTACGGCTTCGCCGAGTACCACCTGGAGCGGCGGATGAAATCGGTGCCGATGCTGGTGAGGACGGCGACATGA